Proteins encoded in a region of the Deltaproteobacteria bacterium genome:
- a CDS encoding benzoyl-CoA-dihydrodiol lyase, with the protein MGTAAQEVPVESSPPFVDYQTHPERYRHWRLSFDGLIATLTMDVQEDAGLRPGYTLKLNSYDLGVDIELHDALQRIRFEHPEVRTVILTSARDRIFCSGANIFMLGQSSHAWKVNFCKFTNETRNGVEDASRHSGLKFLAACNGTTSGGGYELALACDEILLVDDRSSAVSLPEVPILGVLPGTGGLTRLIDKRKVRHDHADIFCTTSEGIRGQRAKEWRLIDHLAKPAQFVDSAKKRALELAAFSDRPSEAQGVALSPLSRTIDSQGLHYEYVDVQIDRNSRRAMITVSAPREQQPTELAAILVQGATWWPLQMARELDDAILMLRTNELEIGTWLLKTQGDAEHALAVDATLDQHRAHWFVREVIGMLRRTLARLEVSSRTLFALVEPGSCFAGTLLELALVADRIYMLNSEEEGSATHLHLSPLNFGTYPMVTHQSRLERRFSYDAVVLDQARAAIGHPLDPTEASELGLVTAAPDELDWDDEIRIALEERASLSPDALTGMEANLRFGGAETMESRIFGRLSAWQNWIFLRPNAVGELGALKVYGTGNKAKFSWERV; encoded by the coding sequence ATGGGAACTGCAGCACAGGAAGTACCGGTGGAGTCGTCCCCACCGTTTGTCGATTATCAAACTCATCCGGAGCGCTATCGGCATTGGCGACTGAGCTTTGACGGCCTGATCGCAACCTTAACGATGGACGTTCAAGAGGACGCCGGACTTCGACCAGGATACACGCTCAAGTTGAATTCCTATGATCTCGGCGTGGATATCGAACTGCATGACGCTTTGCAGCGCATTCGCTTTGAACATCCAGAAGTACGGACGGTTATCCTCACCAGCGCGCGAGATCGCATCTTCTGTTCGGGTGCCAACATCTTCATGCTCGGCCAATCCTCTCATGCGTGGAAAGTCAACTTCTGTAAATTTACCAACGAGACCCGCAACGGAGTCGAGGATGCAAGTCGTCATTCAGGCCTCAAATTTCTCGCCGCATGTAATGGGACAACCTCTGGTGGTGGGTATGAGTTGGCGCTCGCTTGCGATGAGATTTTGCTGGTCGATGACCGTTCGTCAGCCGTGAGCCTACCGGAAGTTCCGATACTGGGTGTCCTTCCTGGTACTGGCGGATTGACTCGTCTGATTGACAAACGCAAAGTACGCCATGATCATGCCGATATTTTTTGCACGACCTCAGAAGGTATTCGTGGTCAACGCGCCAAAGAGTGGCGCTTAATCGACCATCTTGCCAAGCCCGCACAGTTTGTTGATTCGGCAAAAAAACGAGCACTTGAACTGGCAGCGTTCAGTGACCGCCCGAGCGAGGCGCAAGGCGTGGCACTTTCCCCCCTGTCACGCACGATCGACTCACAAGGGCTACACTATGAATATGTTGACGTGCAGATCGATCGTAACAGCCGACGAGCGATGATCACTGTCAGTGCACCACGCGAGCAACAACCAACCGAGCTAGCCGCTATTCTGGTACAAGGGGCAACCTGGTGGCCGTTACAGATGGCACGAGAACTGGACGATGCGATCCTCATGCTGCGGACGAATGAATTAGAAATTGGGACCTGGCTCCTGAAAACGCAAGGAGATGCTGAACACGCTCTGGCAGTTGATGCGACGCTTGACCAACATCGAGCGCATTGGTTCGTTCGCGAAGTGATTGGCATGCTGCGACGCACGTTAGCTCGACTCGAGGTCTCGTCACGCACATTGTTCGCTTTGGTTGAGCCAGGTTCTTGCTTCGCGGGTACGTTACTAGAACTCGCCCTGGTAGCCGATCGTATTTACATGCTGAATAGCGAAGAAGAAGGTTCGGCTACGCATCTTCATCTTTCACCACTAAACTTTGGCACCTATCCAATGGTGACACATCAGTCGCGCTTAGAGCGCCGCTTCAGCTACGATGCCGTTGTGCTCGACCAGGCTCGTGCTGCAATTGGTCACCCGCTTGATCCAACAGAAGCCTCAGAACTTGGCTTAGTCACAGCGGCACCCGATGAACTCGATTGGGATGACGAGATTCGTATTGCGCTCGAAGAACGTGCCAGCCTTTCGCCGGATGCCCTTACTGGTATGGAAGCCAACCTACGCTTCGGCGGAGCAGAGACCATGGAGTCGCGTATCTTTGGTCGCCTTTCGGCTTGGCAGAACTGGATCTTCCTTCGCCCCAATGCCGTCGGCGAGTTGGGTGCATTGAAAGTGTATGGGACTGGGAATAAGGCAAAGTTTAGTTGGGAACGTGTTTAA